A segment of the Panacibacter ginsenosidivorans genome:
TTAAGCTTTATTTTTTCAAGGAATAATTGCCTTTCTAAAACCACAAAAGAAAATGGATCGTTACTTTTTAGTTCTTTGGTATACATAAACTGGTCAGAGTTTAAGAAACATATGGCAGCCTACAATTTACAGTTATATTTTATTTTTTATATAAAAAAACCTGTATAAGTAATTAACATATGTTAATAATGGTTGTGTAAAAAGCAATTGGTTTAATCGTTTTAAATTTTGCTTCGCATTTTATCTTCATTTTACTGCAGGTTTTAGCAACCTCAAATCCCTTACTTTTGCCGCAAACACTCGTTAGTATGTGGCTAAATAATATTCTCGAAACCATTGGCAATACCCCGCTCATTAAACTGAATAAAATTGTAAAAGACATTCCGGCAACTGTGCTTGCAAAGGTGGATTATTTTAATCCAGGCAATTCAATAAAAGACCGAATGGCATTGAAGATGGTAGAGGTTGCAGAAAAAGAAGGTAAACTAAAACCTGGCGGTACTATCATTGAATGTACAAGTGGCAATACGGGCATGGGACTTGCTTTAGCGGCATGCGTAAAAGGTTACAAATGCATTTTTACTACAACTGATAAGCAGAGTAAAGAAAAGATGGATATTCTTAAAGCGGTAGGCGCAGAAGTAATTGTTTGCCCCACCAATGTAGAGCCTGATGATCCACGTAGTTATTATTCTGTTGCAAGAAGATTAGAAAAGGAAATCCCTAATTCTTATCTCTGCAATCAATATGACAATCTTGCAAATCGACTTGCACATTACGAAACAACGGGCCCCGAAATATGGAAGCAAACTGAAGGGAAAATAACACATTTTGTTTGCACTGCGGGAACAGGCGGCACGATCACCGGAACCGCCATGTATTTAAAAGAGCAGAATCCTGATATACAGGTTTGGGCAATTGATGTATATGGCTCATTGCTTACAAAATATTTCCGTACAGGTGAAGTGGATATGAATGAGGTGCATCCCTATATCAGCGAAGGTTTTGGGGAAGACTTTGTACCACAGAATTACGACATGAGTGTAATAGATCACTTCGAACAGGTAACAGATAAAGATGGTGCTATTATGGCACGTCGCATAGCAAAAGAAGAAGGTCTGTTTTGTGGATACAGCGCTGGTAGCTGCTTGCAGGGTTTAATGCAATTAAAAGATCGCCTGAAAAAGGATGATGTTGTCGTTTGTATTTTTCATGATCATGGTAGCCGCTATGTTGCAAAAATTTACAACGATCAATGGATGATGGAACGCGGCTTTCTCGATGTAAAAACGTTCAAAGACATCGTCAATGCAAGAGCTCATAAAA
Coding sequences within it:
- a CDS encoding pyridoxal-phosphate dependent enzyme, whose product is MWLNNILETIGNTPLIKLNKIVKDIPATVLAKVDYFNPGNSIKDRMALKMVEVAEKEGKLKPGGTIIECTSGNTGMGLALAACVKGYKCIFTTTDKQSKEKMDILKAVGAEVIVCPTNVEPDDPRSYYSVARRLEKEIPNSYLCNQYDNLANRLAHYETTGPEIWKQTEGKITHFVCTAGTGGTITGTAMYLKEQNPDIQVWAIDVYGSLLTKYFRTGEVDMNEVHPYISEGFGEDFVPQNYDMSVIDHFEQVTDKDGAIMARRIAKEEGLFCGYSAGSCLQGLMQLKDRLKKDDVVVCIFHDHGSRYVAKIYNDQWMMERGFLDVKTFKDIVNARAHKKLITVQPTHTVAEAVELMKKYDIDQVPVMNGEEPVGAISENGLFKKVFSDPEIKNATIQSVIETPYPVVAFDTPVERLGSLITKENGAVLAKDEKGDYHIVTRYDVIQSLAK